GGTAGGTTGTGTATATGATGATTGGGTCATGATGAAATTCAGACTTTCAGACGCTATGGGGAGGAGGGCACGGAAAGGCATGCGAGATGGATCCATGGTGATTTGATACTTGCAtgggagttagggttagggttgtcaCCGGTGGTCGGCCGGCAAAGCAAGCAAAGCTACCGGCTTTCTGCGCCGGCCCGTGCTTCGTTGCGTCGCGCTTGCGCCTTTCTTGTTTGGAAATTGAACTTGGATACCCCCTTTTGCGCGCTAGCTTGAGATTTTTTTGGACCATCCTCCTGATCCTTACCCGACCAGCATACGCCGTAGGGAGAGAAAGAAACGGGTTCACAACACACGTGAACTGCTAGCTAGCTCCGTCGCGCGCGCCTCCTGGTCGTTTTGGGAGCTCGAGAAGAAAACAAAAGCCAGTCTCCTTTTTCGCCTCGGAATCCGCATCCTGCTGGCCTGGGCTGCCTGActgcctcctctctctctctcttcctctccatgCCTCTGTGATCCATCTCCATGGATACATGGATCCCCACCTGTTCACGTGATGACATATGCGTGTCTCGCGAGCTGCACGTACGGccatggcagcagcagcaggcagtcTGGCCTGTTCTGTTCTCATGTGAGTGTGACGGCCGGATGGGATGCATCACGCTTGCATGCAGCGACAGCTGCTCCCCCCGGCCCTCTCTATTCTTTTCATGGCGGCGTCGTCGTCGTCTACGTTGTCTCTGCTTCCACGCACCCCGCCACCACAGTCCTGCTCGTTTATTTCTAGCAAACACTGCATGCATGCGAGCAGCGAGCGAATCCATGGATATAGGGCGTGATTCGTAGACCGAACGAGATCGTCTCCGCTCGATGTCTAACCTCATTTATGCGGTGTGTTTAGTTGTCCTCCTCGTACCTTTCGCCTATATCATTTCATTCATCTGTCCTCCTCCATCCCGCACGACTTCATCTTTTCAATTTCTACTTCTCTCCATACAAGATGGCTTGATTCAGGCATGGCGCAGGGACTCATGTGTCATACACTCAAAACTCTCATCCATacatgcaaccaaacaagatctcatctcatactggaccaacaacaaagacaaccaaacacgactgAGTGCACGGTTTGAGCATGCATCTCACCATCCTGGACCGGCTGTCCATCCCGGCTCCCCCTCACTcaagcaaccaatcacgcccatagATGCCACTGCCATGCCACATTGCTACTCGATGATCCACACCTTGTTCGCTTGTTCAGCCATGGAACAAcgtttatttttctctcacgacatttTAGTACAAGCATTAGCATAAGTTAAATTTCAGCATAAGGGAGCCATGGATTCTTCCTTTGCTTCTGTTCATGTAAAAACACATCACATGCTACTagtcttcttcttccttgctATCTCTCCATGTCAGCATTTGTGTACGCACGTCCTAGCTAGCTCTAGTTGGGCGGCGTGGTAATTAATTCCTTAATTCCGTCAGTTTTACCTCTCCGATCCCATTTGTGCCTTTGGCTTGAACTTGAATACACATTGCACTATTCATACTGTCATGCATGGGGTCTTCCCCTTTCTATGCGCTCCATCGGAAAGACAAATTAGCTCTTCAATTTGTGCTCGGTCTGTTCATAAGTTGGCTGAAATTTTTCTTAGGTGATAGTCAATGGTCACATTTTTATCTGGGTGCTCTGTATAGTGAAATTTCACCAGCtatttgttttggacacacccttaTATACACCTAAGTTCATAAATTTCTAGAGGGAACTacaaaaattctgaaaatcatttcaatttattttgaaaatttgGCAACACACAAAATGAATCTAGCTTAATTTTTTGTTATAGTTTTTCCATTTTCTGAAGAGCTCGGGAATAATCAAGTTCAAACTTGCCTTAGGCTAGTCTCAACTTAGCATCTCAATGGGAGTTTCATGGACATTAAATAAGCAACCAACTTAATTAAGGTCTGTTTGGAACTGCACCACTAACTCTACTCCACCGATCCCACCATGGAGCAGCTCCACAAAAATTAAATCTGCTGTTTCTGGAGTACACCTTTAGGTGCTTCACAAAACACCTCTCAACTCCACCTTTTTTCGGAGTAGAGTTTATGAGTTGTATCTGTTTGGCAAGCGAAGTTGGGAACAAACCCGAGAAAGATGGAGCAGAGCAGTCTCAAACAGCCCCTTAGCAAATATGTTGATATAGCACCATAtaaataaagagagagagaggaagagagagataaTCAAAGTTTCGTGAGGTGAAATGAGTTTCATGAGAATGAAACTAGTCATAAAAAAGTCGGCAAACTAGTCTTTGACTCTAAATTTGTCTTTTAGTATGTTGCTaattgcaaaaaaaaatcatCTCAAAGGCACTTAAAACAGAAATATATTAATATAATTCATGTTTTATATCCTAATAAACTTACATATAATTTGACTAATTGTGTTGGttgaaattttaaaatttgaattttcctGGTCAAAATATATACGTCATACACATTCATGGACCAAGGGAGTACTAACTAATGAAGTTCACTTGGTTAAGATTAAACTCTTCGCATTCATGTTTACATATCTACCAAGGTTTTAAATATTTGGCTATAGCGGCCACTATAGCTTGCTATAGTTGTTTAATTTGAGGCAGGTCCAAGTTATTTGTGTTCACAAATTTAGGTGCTGTTTGGTTGGTTCCAAAGTAACGTAAACGTTATTGAAATTAGTTCAAATGTGCGTCCCGCCGGTAACGTTCGCAGGCTATTATCATTTACGTTTGCGTTACATTTCTCAGCACCAAACGGATCGTAGAAGCTATAGCTTCATTTAGCTATGATATTAACTGTTTGAGAGGCTATCTGCCAAATGCCTTAGTCGGAGGATTTAAAACATTGACTAGAGAATTCCACAAGGAGATATTTCATAACACATGCAAATCTAGTCAATTTTTCCGATGGCAGATTTGGTATTCCCCCAGTGCGctgtgttagtttttttttcttttgaggcCCTTGAACCTTGATAGATTCTACATGCTTGTTATCTCACATTATCGCGTAGAACTACTGATCGATTTCCGTTTGCAGATTTTCTCTCATGAGATTCAGTTTACAAAGATTACTTGTCTAGTTAGCATTTGATGTGTTTTTTCTCAACTTGCTGGGCATTCCAGGAGGGACAGCTTCATCACCCACCGTGCGTTCTGCGATGCACTGGCGCAGGAGAGTGCGCGGGTGCCGCCCATCGGCGCCGGCATGTACGGCACCGGCGGCATGGCCCTCGGCCTCTCCGGGATGGCCGCCTCCCATCAGTTGCAGTCCTTCCAAGACCAGGCACACTcctcggccaccaccaccatcggcaGCAATCCGGCGGCGCAGTTCGAGCACCTCATGCAGTCGTCAACCGGCTCCCACGCGTTCCGCGGCGCGCAACCGACATCATCGTCTTCCTCTCCGTTCTACCTCGGCGGCGCCGAGGACGGCCACCAGAACCAGCCCAGCCACACCTCTCTGCTCCACGGCAACAAGCAGGCCTACCACGGCCTGATGCAGCTGCCTGAGCAGCACCAGCCGGGGAGTTACGGCCTCCTCAACCTGGGTTTCTTCTCGGGCGGGAGCGGCGGACAGGACGCCCGCCTCGTGTTCCCGGACCAGTTCAACGGCGCCGTGGGCGGGAACGTCCGCGGCGACGGCAGCGAGCACGGCAACAGCGGCGCCAACAATGAGTCAGCGGCCATCTTTTCCAGGAACCTATTGGGAAACCAAATGGAAAGCAGCGccggtttttcttcttccttgtacAACTCGTCCGAGACCGTCGCGCCGCCGCAGATGTCGGCGACGGCGCTGCTGCAGAAGGCCGCTCAGATGGGCGCGACAACGAGCAGCGGCAACGTGAACTCTCTGCTCAGGGGGCTTGGTAACGGCGGCGGCACCTTGAACGTGAGGCCTGCCGGAGCAGCTGGGTTCATGGCCGGGGAGAGCTCCTCGTCGAGGAGCACTTCCCAGGCCGAGAACGAGAGCCAGTTCCGGGACCTGATGAACACGCTCGCAGCGTCCGGGAGCGGAGCTGTAACAGCGTTCAGCGGTGGCTTCCCGGGCATGGACGACAGCAAGCTGAGCACGAGAGACTtcctcggcggcggtggcggcgtcatGCGGAGCATGGGTGGCGCGGCGGGGCTGCTGCTGCGGCACGGTGCCGCGGGCATTGGCATGGGATCATTGGACCCAGAAATGAAGTAGGCGATCGAAATCCGAAACGACCAACGCATGCACTATGCTCCACTACTCTTGGGTCTTGCACTGCATGCAAGGTAAGTAGTAGCAGACTAACCAACGACTAGGGTTCATGGATTTGGCTGATAAAGATGAGGCCATTGTGCTAAAAAAGGATGAGGCCATCAAGTCATCAACCATGATATGTTTATGGTGCTGCACGGTGCATGAATGGTGAACTGATCGATATTGTGTTATTGAATGGAGATTGATGGTGCTAGtgtagtactatatatatatagtgtagcTCCGCCTGCTGGGGATCATGGAAGAATCGATCAAGCAGAGAAGGCTGCACCAGTTGTTAAATTAAACGCCGGTATCTAGTTAATTTTGGCTCTGATGCATGCTGTAGCAGTGGTGTCAGAACCGtgctttgtgttttttttttctagattaAAATTGCATGGTTGGCTATAGGTCACATTGTTTTAGCGGACAGCGTTATGAGGTCAGAGTACTGTGCTCGGTTTTTGCTTTTTCATTATGCGACCGGCTAAATGCCCCGTCTTTACGACGTGCATGCGTTTATAGCggtggatgtgcatacatgccgtcTGCGTTGTACTGTGAAATCGTAAGGTGACTTGGCGTCTAGAAGGGGATGACAAAATTCTGACACCTAGGAGTATGGGTGAAagtggtacggatatttttcaacCGTATTTGAGACCGAATCTGTTTAGAGAGGTTTAGATCTGCCCAtatccgagtctggatattcaacatccgatactgtatccgtatccgaatactcaaatcgcatatttatgatgtcgatatccaatcgtatcctatctggcatggttgacactatccgtattcgtatctgaatccgaacaaaaatgtgaaaacaaatataatatcactaatatccgtCCATATcgaatccgttttcatccctacctaggAGCAGCCACCACAACCCGTTTGTTGGCGGTCATATGCATGTGTTGATTTTCATTGAACGGAGAGAGGCCATGCATGCTATCACAATATCATGTGATAttcatacattgttggtgatatGATAAACCCCCTATAAAATTTATCGATGCCCTTCCAACGGCTACATCTTTGAGATCGATCTTGTTAATACGTGATGATTTTGTCAAAGTAGGGTGCcattttgtttgttttatttcctatattttttTGTGTGTCTTTGCCACACTACTAGAAAACAgtagctttgccaagtgccaagggcactcggcaaagcctcaaaaACACACTATCGGAAACAAGCCTTTTGCTGAgtgtcttggtgtttgccgagtgtatttcctcGGACACTTGGCAAATaagccttttgccgagtgctgcgaagaaaaaactcggcaaaataaatgcactcggcaaatgatgcaaaaaacactcggcaaagacagacactcggcaaactagaaagaaaacactcggcaaagatagacactcggcaaagaaatatgtttgccgagtgtaattatctagcactcggcaaagaaatatgtttaccGGGAGTAATTGtctgacactcggtaaaataattttatttttttctcttttgaccttgaaactttttctactctcagcatacaacatgtggtattccatgttaaaatttggtatatttatggatctttttgctatatttaattaatttattgtatttctaggaatttttccatataagtcaaatttgaactgtaagtgtcggggacctaataccggggtacccaatgaggtggaactaataaccatcgaatgttgacactttcggtcagacaagaacgctactgcgcttcttgcccgaacgacggaagattggttctgcctcgcccgaccaccgagggctagactccgtctcgcccgacgtccgggggcgggctccgcctcgcccgacccccgagggctaggctccatctcgcccgatggctaagggcgggctccgcctcgcccgacgttcgagggcgggctccgcctcgcccgatggctataggtaggctccgcctcacccgacgactgaaggctagctccgcctcgccagacgactgcaccctgatccttcataaagacgagcacagGGCACGACAGGGCATTCGAGTCAACCAtagtatcgagggccatgccctataCGCCTATGGGAAGGCACCACCAGGATACGATGGGaagggcgctttaagccctttccgacctaacagtgcccaaatagtattgtaggcgccgacttttattccacaatgttgtgggcgccgccatcagtcCTCGGACGCgaatactaacacaagcatgcgacaaccactacgatccaagataaaattcacatcacctacagtgaCGGACGTAGGGTCACTTCCCCGCCTACTCCTCGAAGGGTCTCAGCTTGGCCCTCTGACACGCCGCACCATCCACCGGCaaaggatgggacgcacccacttgctgacagAAGCCAGGGCATgaccctataaggatcagcgaacacgccatctctgacacggtctgccatgttagtaGGGCAGGCACATGGGAAAAGGAAGATCCGCCTCCTCCGAAGgacacactggtagagaacagagctttactcccggtgggaaaccccctctagtcccggttccccacctggaagcaagcatccgggactaaaggtggggtcctttagtcccgggtcgggaaccaggactaaagggggaccttagTCCcgatgggtaacaccaaccgggactaaaggtgcctcctgacatgccacgatggctggcaccctttagtcccagttggtaatacgaaccgggactaaagatttttttctcttttttcttttcttttcatttttttgttttcttttcaaaataggtttttgaaGTCGTATTATACGCTGCTAATTCTACATCTAtatgcgcgtatagtatgtttcggttcaagcacaatgaacatattaaattacacaattcaagcatagaaatatatatatatatatatatatatatatatatatatatatatatatatatgcatgcatgcatcatatatatatttacatgcatgcatgcatatgtgtattttacattatattatttcatgtgcatatattacaaaagattgtattacagttgttgtgatataacaagttttctctcatcctctagcttggcttcaatggcagtgttgggtcgaagtagaactcgcccttgtaatcgatgacctgctcattaaaaaatccggctatagactcttgaattgctttgatttggtcttgccgtatgaccttttcctccaaccatcgagcctacaggtttgaattaaaggaaaataaattaatatatgtacaaaaaagatatatatatatataaagacatagtaacacaatcaataataataattaaatgaatatatagtttatttttaacgtactttgagtctctctgtaggagttctttgggagaccaccttgataaacttgcaaacatagtaaccatagtagttgttcccctgttcctgcctcagacaccactttacgaaaaaaagatttgtcatccaatctggtgatctggtgaaagctatatgtttaattaataaagatgatgcgattcaggggacttactttcaaagggattacattcagtggcgctttgcatttttccatgtgttgcttctcaataaaggttttccaaacactgcccaataaaaaatttgccacgtcatcagatatagttaatcatcatgtttgtgtgtatatatagttgctagagataccgaaattacctctggataatatctatcatatcttggtagtcttgttgtggttttctcatcgagtcatagattatcaagtgactttttaccatatcgatgtccatcaatatccagtgattgctacatgtgtttataggatataatgcataacactcattaattaactagaatcaacatatgagccattaaggatgatcgacattattaacactcacttgaagttgtagggaaagagtatatccttcttgtggcgttggttcactaagaagttcataatgttactctctgactcagacttccaattagtctttggagtaactgggtctttgaatactatatggggatcaacaaaactaatttcattgcagccttcctttttgagctctgtcattgtaaatctgcatatatatagtacttgttaggataatttatatgcatatacacacatatgatgagtttaataatagatcgaaagaattattacttataggcaatagcagctaatgataactttgtccagagaggtcaggtggcatagttgatgaaattctgcaaagtcaacatacaaaacatcatcgccacggaaccaatgttcgtctctaattctgacaccaacgtagAAGTCTCCACCGATAGACgcctacatgtaccacttgtttagcaggtacatttgcgtccccagatcagataaggcttgagggttgtatagactctggcctagtacaaattttttcttccaaatatcaacctccgtcgcactctcaatgtttccatcaccaaacatctggtaaaggtcgagaccagtctcatcaataaattcaccaaggtgatccaaatcgacatccggaggtatgtttgtctgatgcattaatcctaaattcgaaccatattcattaccaacaactagcggggggactgattggtgcgattgttgtccgagttgtgcaactcctttccctgttCGCTTCTTTTTCTgggccgcctcaattgacttggtgagagtgtggtcatagtccgttaacgttgatttggatggcttacgagattctcgctgttgttgctggtaagagaCCACCTTTTTTCTAAGAATATCTAGAGCtatgaagaagtacggtttctccggatttctccttgcttcttgattctttttaagtttgtcatagaatctagacatatcttttttatatgcatcagttacttcttccttctgttcagatattattttgggaatagcccttggttttacggtggctttctttgccggcggggactggttcttcgtttgcggggctggcctcttggtacttggcttcttggtaggcgaggGCAGGGGAgacattggagacctccttggaggtggtggtagcggcgttggagacctccttggaggtggtggttgcggcgttggagacctccttggagatggtgtggatgcagcctcgccttccaacacattgtcatcataCAGAGCACTATAATGATCTggtgattgaacaattggatttaggttgggggaggatctgctacaaaaaaaaggaatgacatattattatgagcagattgttaattatttaagccaatataaattaatgatgtagtgttttcatccgcacctatggtgaggtagttcaggaggaggtggaggtgacatcccgggaatgatgatgtagcgtttgcgccatagaatgaatgtcttctctgcttctcctagagtcttctcaccatcacctccaggaatgtcaagaggcaaatcactaaaaccttttttagctttatctaccgagatggtagcatatccttcttggattatattcccatgaatccttggtgtcttggttcggtcgataggattaacaagaccgatagccaccttgattgtggaattcctcttcggaatgtgtagctcacacgatgtaaaaggttcagtgacgtcatccacagggaagt
This DNA window, taken from Miscanthus floridulus cultivar M001 chromosome 13, ASM1932011v1, whole genome shotgun sequence, encodes the following:
- the LOC136500385 gene encoding zinc finger protein GAI-ASSOCIATED FACTOR 1-like isoform X1 is translated as MAAASPAHLFGLGDAQMQMQPPPQQHQQVALPPPNPAAPAPKKKRNLPGNPTDPDAEVIALSPKTLLATNRFVCEVCNKGFQREQNLQLHRRGHNLPWKLKQKNPKETRRRVYLCPEPTCVHHDPSRALGDLTGIKKHYCRKHGEKKWKCDKCNKRYAVQSDWKAHSKTCGTREYRCDCGTLFSRRDSFITHRAFCDALAQESARVPPIGAGMYGTGGMALGLSGMAASHQLQSFQDQAHSSATTTIGSNPAAQFEHLMQSSTGSHAFRGAQPTSSSSSPFYLGGAEDGHQNQPSHTSLLHGNKQAYHGLMQLPEQHQPGSYGLLNLGFFSGGSGGQDARLVFPDQFNGAVGGNVRGDGSEHGNSGANNESAAIFSRNLLGNQMESSAGFSSSLYNSSETVAPPQMSATALLQKAAQMGATTSSGNVNSLLRGLGNGGGTLNVRPAGAAGFMAGESSSSRSTSQAENESQFRDLMNTLAASGSGAVTAFSGGFPGMDDSKLSTRDFLGGGGGVMRSMGGAAGLLLRHGAAGIGMGSLDPEMK
- the LOC136500385 gene encoding protein indeterminate-domain 5, chloroplastic-like isoform X2, whose product is MAAASPAHLFGLGDAQMQMQPPPQQHQQVALPPPNPAAPAPKKKRNLPGNPNPDAEVIALSPKTLLATNRFVCEVCNKGFQREQNLQLHRRGHNLPWKLKQKNPKETRRRVYLCPEPTCVHHDPSRALGDLTGIKKHYCRKHGEKKWKCDKCNKRYAVQSDWKAHSKTCGTREYRCDCGTLFSRRDSFITHRAFCDALAQESARVPPIGAGMYGTGGMALGLSGMAASHQLQSFQDQAHSSATTTIGSNPAAQFEHLMQSSTGSHAFRGAQPTSSSSSPFYLGGAEDGHQNQPSHTSLLHGNKQAYHGLMQLPEQHQPGSYGLLNLGFFSGGSGGQDARLVFPDQFNGAVGGNVRGDGSEHGNSGANNESAAIFSRNLLGNQMESSAGFSSSLYNSSETVAPPQMSATALLQKAAQMGATTSSGNVNSLLRGLGNGGGTLNVRPAGAAGFMAGESSSSRSTSQAENESQFRDLMNTLAASGSGAVTAFSGGFPGMDDSKLSTRDFLGGGGGVMRSMGGAAGLLLRHGAAGIGMGSLDPEMK
- the LOC136500385 gene encoding protein indeterminate-domain 5, chloroplastic-like isoform X3; the encoded protein is MAAASPAHLFGLGDAQMQMQPPPQQHQQVALPPPNPAAPAPKKKRNLPADPDAEVIALSPKTLLATNRFVCEVCNKGFQREQNLQLHRRGHNLPWKLKQKNPKETRRRVYLCPEPTCVHHDPSRALGDLTGIKKHYCRKHGEKKWKCDKCNKRYAVQSDWKAHSKTCGTREYRCDCGTLFSRRDSFITHRAFCDALAQESARVPPIGAGMYGTGGMALGLSGMAASHQLQSFQDQAHSSATTTIGSNPAAQFEHLMQSSTGSHAFRGAQPTSSSSSPFYLGGAEDGHQNQPSHTSLLHGNKQAYHGLMQLPEQHQPGSYGLLNLGFFSGGSGGQDARLVFPDQFNGAVGGNVRGDGSEHGNSGANNESAAIFSRNLLGNQMESSAGFSSSLYNSSETVAPPQMSATALLQKAAQMGATTSSGNVNSLLRGLGNGGGTLNVRPAGAAGFMAGESSSSRSTSQAENESQFRDLMNTLAASGSGAVTAFSGGFPGMDDSKLSTRDFLGGGGGVMRSMGGAAGLLLRHGAAGIGMGSLDPEMK
- the LOC136500385 gene encoding protein indeterminate-domain 5, chloroplastic-like isoform X4, coding for MAAASPAHLFGLGDAQMQMQPPPQQHQQVALPPPNPAAPAPKKKRNLPDPDAEVIALSPKTLLATNRFVCEVCNKGFQREQNLQLHRRGHNLPWKLKQKNPKETRRRVYLCPEPTCVHHDPSRALGDLTGIKKHYCRKHGEKKWKCDKCNKRYAVQSDWKAHSKTCGTREYRCDCGTLFSRRDSFITHRAFCDALAQESARVPPIGAGMYGTGGMALGLSGMAASHQLQSFQDQAHSSATTTIGSNPAAQFEHLMQSSTGSHAFRGAQPTSSSSSPFYLGGAEDGHQNQPSHTSLLHGNKQAYHGLMQLPEQHQPGSYGLLNLGFFSGGSGGQDARLVFPDQFNGAVGGNVRGDGSEHGNSGANNESAAIFSRNLLGNQMESSAGFSSSLYNSSETVAPPQMSATALLQKAAQMGATTSSGNVNSLLRGLGNGGGTLNVRPAGAAGFMAGESSSSRSTSQAENESQFRDLMNTLAASGSGAVTAFSGGFPGMDDSKLSTRDFLGGGGGVMRSMGGAAGLLLRHGAAGIGMGSLDPEMK